One genomic segment of Nitrosopumilus sp. b3 includes these proteins:
- a CDS encoding metal ABC transporter ATP-binding protein: MLKIVEIENLTVQYPDVKALDDVSFEVNQGDFLGIIGPNGAGKSTLFDSMLGLNTKYKGTIKFFGEDIRKSKNYLKEIGYVPQKPIFEKNFPVTVTDVVRMGLRNESDENKIDKILQQLWIHELRDRRIGDLSGGQQQRVFIAKALISNPKILILDEPVTGIDQQSIDLFFSILRELNSKQKITIIWSSHDLDAVNQLANHVACLNRTLFFHGKSEKFFSNDELVKQYSEASMQEHMHHH; this comes from the coding sequence ATGTTGAAAATAGTTGAAATTGAAAATCTAACTGTTCAATATCCTGATGTAAAAGCTCTTGATGATGTTAGTTTTGAGGTTAATCAAGGAGATTTTTTAGGCATAATAGGCCCTAACGGTGCTGGTAAATCTACTCTTTTTGATTCCATGCTGGGATTAAATACAAAGTACAAAGGAACTATCAAATTTTTTGGGGAGGATATTAGAAAATCAAAAAATTATCTAAAGGAAATAGGATATGTGCCACAAAAACCAATTTTTGAAAAAAACTTCCCAGTAACTGTAACTGATGTTGTAAGAATGGGATTGAGAAATGAATCTGATGAAAACAAAATTGATAAAATTCTACAACAATTATGGATACACGAACTGCGAGACAGAAGAATTGGTGATCTATCTGGAGGTCAACAACAACGTGTGTTTATAGCCAAAGCCCTGATTTCAAATCCAAAAATTTTGATTCTTGATGAACCTGTAACTGGAATTGATCAACAAAGTATTGATTTGTTTTTCAGTATTTTGCGTGAACTAAACTCTAAACAAAAAATTACTATCATTTGGTCATCTCATGATTTGGATGCAGTAAATCAATTGGCAAATCATGTTGCCTGCCTAAATAGAACACTCTTCTTCCATGGAAAATCTGAAAAATTCTTTTCAAATGATGAACTGGTAAAACAATATTCTGAAGCCTCAATGCAGGAACATATGCATCATCACTAA
- a CDS encoding beta-propeller fold lactonase family protein has product MKSMLGVTIGIILIGIVGMLYLQNNLDEKPEKIFFTLQGDNTVNSIPNENNWIAGEKMTYVSAIKNGLLVLATSSANDTVFAFNGETGESIDTFLVGKTPKGVKIRPDGNFAFVANEGSDSISVINLILGKIHTEIPVGKTPHNIIFNPSSDLAFITLQGEDKIAIVDAKKFELISTIPIEGLPHNLDISPNGKFLYVTRIATNDVAVVNLENQQIIAEIPVSAGHHGIDISPDGNRAYVSGIASDVITVIDTQSFDVIDQIKVGNGPHGLRTNYDGSILYVAISQTNEIVEINTNTLEIINSRKTGNVPFWVAIPGNP; this is encoded by the coding sequence ATGAAATCTATGCTTGGTGTAACTATTGGAATAATTTTAATCGGTATTGTAGGAATGCTTTATTTGCAAAATAATTTAGATGAGAAGCCTGAAAAAATATTTTTTACATTACAAGGAGATAACACTGTAAATTCTATCCCGAATGAAAATAATTGGATTGCAGGTGAAAAAATGACATATGTTTCTGCAATCAAAAACGGTCTTTTGGTTCTTGCAACAAGTAGTGCAAATGATACTGTTTTTGCGTTTAATGGCGAAACAGGAGAAAGCATAGACACATTTCTAGTTGGGAAAACTCCAAAAGGTGTTAAAATCCGTCCTGATGGTAATTTTGCATTTGTTGCAAATGAAGGATCAGATTCTATTTCTGTAATTAATTTAATCTTGGGAAAAATTCACACTGAAATTCCTGTAGGTAAAACTCCTCACAACATAATTTTCAACCCTTCAAGTGATCTTGCATTTATAACATTACAGGGTGAAGATAAGATTGCAATTGTAGATGCTAAGAAATTTGAATTAATCTCAACAATACCTATAGAAGGACTACCACATAATTTGGATATTTCTCCTAATGGCAAATTTCTTTATGTTACACGGATTGCAACAAACGATGTTGCGGTTGTAAATTTAGAAAATCAACAAATCATTGCAGAAATTCCTGTTAGTGCTGGTCATCACGGAATAGATATATCTCCTGATGGTAATAGAGCATATGTTTCAGGAATTGCAAGTGATGTTATCACAGTTATTGATACACAGTCCTTTGATGTTATTGATCAAATTAAGGTGGGGAATGGTCCTCATGGTCTAAGAACTAATTATGATGGTTCTATACTTTATGTTGCAATATCACAAACAAATGAAATTGTAGAAATTAATACAAACACATTAGAAATTATAAATTCTAGAAAAACAGGTAATGTCCCATTCTGGGTTGCAATACCGGGTAATCCATAA
- a CDS encoding peptidase has translation MYKFALLITIIGIFTISAVVPDAFAHGLGGDQAAPISFGDMEVTVRTQLSPSDITVGEVDSANMQVRFFDTLTDKNLDKVTYRIEVWQSGELLARNLFYDMDGRLDVKIKPKADCNKDLLEECSIYGGSEHVSAPGALFVHGEACTDDNLDICGRPSITGPIFVKGGLYKIRVDIEAATSPRTVLANLLSYETFVSVAQEQDFFIKTASAEEIPVIIKTYYDDVDNFKFDTADDSISFDMPFDWSPSYVDLVQVVHEEVRVPKTFAPYAEGKQFKGYVNGVEIDQRALLNDPYSYEDTNIVHFLITKNELQKINEKLGPGNYDKQKMDLKLVPLSEASTSSTEFYLVDTENFEKVPTTVKISWDGKYGANQEIPFEFAFFNENKDLIRDIKYAYFVFDEFDNEIASNVGQSSTELGISSTEGIDVQRIFVPSQGQIRVDVKVLGTGLDYNPKYAGIGTAIIEIGPGAPVSTPTKAAIPDWIKNNAEWWAAGQIDDNSFVQGIQYLIKEDVLKIPPTTQGSSLGSSEIPAWIKNNAEWWAAGQIDDDSFIQGIQFLIKEGIMRIQS, from the coding sequence TTGTACAAGTTTGCATTATTAATTACAATTATTGGCATTTTTACAATCTCTGCAGTTGTTCCTGATGCTTTTGCACATGGACTTGGAGGTGATCAAGCTGCCCCTATTTCATTTGGTGATATGGAAGTAACTGTACGTACACAGCTAAGCCCATCTGATATTACCGTTGGAGAAGTTGATTCAGCAAACATGCAAGTACGCTTCTTTGATACATTAACTGACAAAAATCTTGACAAAGTAACATACAGAATAGAAGTTTGGCAGAGTGGCGAACTTTTAGCTAGAAATCTATTTTATGACATGGATGGAAGATTAGATGTAAAAATTAAACCAAAAGCTGATTGTAATAAAGATCTTCTTGAAGAATGCTCCATCTATGGAGGTTCAGAACATGTTAGTGCTCCAGGTGCATTATTTGTTCATGGTGAAGCATGCACTGATGATAATTTAGACATATGTGGAAGACCGTCAATTACAGGTCCAATTTTTGTAAAGGGTGGATTATACAAAATTAGAGTTGACATTGAGGCTGCTACGAGTCCCAGAACAGTACTAGCTAATTTACTAAGTTACGAAACATTTGTCAGTGTTGCACAAGAGCAAGACTTTTTCATAAAGACTGCTAGCGCTGAAGAAATTCCAGTTATAATAAAAACATACTATGATGATGTTGACAACTTTAAGTTTGATACCGCTGATGATTCAATTTCATTTGATATGCCGTTTGATTGGAGTCCATCATATGTTGACTTGGTTCAAGTAGTACATGAAGAAGTACGAGTACCAAAAACATTTGCTCCTTATGCAGAAGGAAAACAATTCAAGGGATATGTAAATGGTGTAGAGATTGATCAGCGAGCATTACTAAATGATCCATATTCATATGAGGATACAAACATTGTTCACTTTCTAATTACAAAAAATGAATTACAAAAAATCAATGAAAAACTAGGTCCAGGAAACTATGATAAGCAAAAAATGGATTTGAAGCTTGTTCCATTATCTGAAGCATCAACAAGTTCTACAGAATTTTATCTGGTAGATACTGAAAACTTTGAAAAAGTTCCAACCACTGTAAAAATTTCATGGGATGGAAAATATGGTGCTAATCAAGAAATTCCATTTGAATTTGCATTCTTTAATGAAAATAAAGACCTTATCAGAGATATCAAGTATGCATACTTTGTTTTTGATGAATTCGATAATGAAATAGCCAGTAATGTTGGTCAAAGTTCTACCGAACTTGGTATTTCATCAACTGAAGGAATCGATGTACAAAGAATATTTGTTCCATCTCAAGGACAAATTAGAGTTGATGTTAAAGTTTTAGGAACTGGATTAGATTATAATCCAAAATATGCTGGAATTGGAACTGCGATTATTGAAATAGGTCCAGGTGCACCTGTATCTACACCTACAAAAGCTGCCATACCTGATTGGATTAAAAATAATGCAGAATGGTGGGCAGCAGGACAAATTGATGACAATTCATTTGTTCAAGGAATCCAATATTTGATTAAAGAGGATGTTCTAAAAATCCCTCCAACAACACAGGGATCAAGTTTAGGCTCTAGTGAAATTCCAGCATGGATTAAAAATAATGCAGAATGGTGGGCAGCAGGACAAATTGACGATGATTCATTCATTCAGGGAATTCAATTCTTAATTAAAGAAGGAATCATGAGAATTCAATCATAG
- a CDS encoding plastocyanin/azurin family copper-binding protein, with translation MDTPTSSHAYGIGMLALIIGMSATVVFYTSFYLPESLAKPSVAEHILNPEDEFIIEIVPGAVIEGNENYVPNKPTVLLGFTNKVIWQNNDDTAHTVTPDHRQSDVYSGDFGSTGVLKPGDTYEFLFTEEQVISYHCQPHPWMTGTITVEKSRF, from the coding sequence TTGGATACTCCAACATCTAGTCATGCATATGGGATTGGAATGCTTGCATTAATTATTGGCATGTCTGCAACTGTAGTATTTTACACATCATTTTACCTTCCTGAATCTTTGGCAAAACCATCCGTGGCTGAACATATTTTGAATCCTGAAGATGAATTTATCATTGAAATTGTTCCTGGTGCTGTAATTGAAGGAAATGAAAACTATGTTCCAAACAAACCTACTGTTTTATTGGGATTCACAAACAAAGTGATTTGGCAGAATAATGATGATACTGCTCATACTGTAACTCCAGATCATCGTCAATCTGACGTATATAGCGGAGACTTTGGATCTACGGGAGTGTTAAAGCCAGGCGATACATACGAATTTCTATTTACTGAAGAACAAGTGATTTCTTATCACTGCCAACCACATCCATGGATGACAGGAACAATTACTGTAGAAAAGAGTAGGTTCTAG
- a CDS encoding CopG family ribbon-helix-helix protein, translated as MPIVSISLNDEILSELDKLQKTMGFSGRSEAIRAGIRSFVSEEKQKEDLSGNIHAILLVVHNDEFDHVVSGITHNFEDLITTHLHSKIEKEKCMELFLINGDAEKVSTITKDFQTNKNMDTVKLVAL; from the coding sequence ATGCCAATAGTTTCAATTTCACTAAACGATGAGATTCTATCAGAATTAGACAAATTACAAAAAACTATGGGGTTTTCAGGTAGGTCTGAAGCAATCAGAGCTGGAATCAGATCATTTGTATCTGAAGAAAAGCAAAAGGAAGATTTGTCAGGAAATATCCACGCAATTCTTTTGGTTGTTCACAATGATGAGTTTGATCATGTGGTTTCAGGTATTACACATAATTTTGAGGATTTAATCACAACACATCTTCATAGTAAAATTGAGAAAGAAAAATGCATGGAGCTCTTTTTGATAAATGGTGATGCTGAAAAGGTGTCTACGATTACAAAAGATTTTCAAACAAATAAGAACATGGACACTGTAAAACTTGTTGCGCTTTGA
- a CDS encoding metal ABC transporter permease — translation MHRALISGIAIAILCSVVGLFLVLRRYSLFGDAIAHSSFGGIAIGLLAGVYPLWTAYGVSIASALIITKIKDKYNISGDASIAVLLSTGIAVGLVIIGLSGGFTIDIFSFLFGSILLVSVDDTVLILSLTGGILIVILLLYRQILYSTFNEEQAKVSGIPVEKINYLIVFMAGITVVTSIQLVGVLLISALFVIPNVTAIMYGKGFKQTAIISMSFSIFSVVIGILLSYIFDITPAGTIVLLAISLLAGTMGIKSSGLLSKN, via the coding sequence ATGCATAGAGCATTAATTTCAGGAATTGCAATTGCAATTCTTTGTTCGGTTGTTGGATTATTCCTTGTTTTAAGACGTTATTCATTATTTGGTGATGCAATAGCCCATTCATCATTTGGTGGAATTGCTATAGGATTGCTAGCTGGAGTCTACCCGCTATGGACTGCATATGGTGTTTCAATTGCAAGTGCATTAATTATTACAAAAATTAAAGACAAATACAATATCTCTGGTGACGCATCAATTGCTGTACTTTTATCTACTGGGATCGCAGTTGGTCTTGTAATTATTGGATTATCAGGAGGCTTTACGATTGATATCTTTAGCTTTCTTTTTGGGAGTATTCTTCTTGTTAGTGTAGATGATACTGTTCTAATTTTGTCATTAACAGGTGGAATTTTAATCGTAATTTTATTGCTATATCGTCAAATTCTTTATTCAACATTTAATGAAGAGCAGGCAAAAGTAAGTGGAATTCCTGTTGAGAAAATAAATTATTTGATTGTATTTATGGCAGGAATTACTGTTGTTACATCAATACAACTTGTAGGGGTATTACTAATTTCAGCTTTGTTTGTAATTCCTAATGTTACAGCAATAATGTATGGGAAGGGATTCAAGCAAACTGCAATTATCTCTATGAGCTTTTCTATTTTTTCTGTAGTTATAGGTATTTTACTCTCATACATATTTGATATAACTCCTGCAGGAACTATTGTTTTATTGGCAATCAGTTTACTTGCAGGAACTATGGGAATAAAATCATCTGGATTATTATCTAAGAATTAA
- a CDS encoding CopD family protein: MKKFLLVLVILSITSIPFVSAHPFTEETIPSLASNAPAGTTQVIVFYSEPVDIDFSEIKVFDSEGNQIDNRDTAYYENELSLIVTTPPLEDGIYTASTKVLSKVDGHLVPSAFQFAVGDVIINPSLLDQESQGELVFLPEAGARFPGLVGQTIVLGAVIASLIIWGTQNKQIIKEELEKIENFHHGKFMSITGIGLVLVFISDILMIAIQTIRLETSPFNAIQTDFGTIWLARMIITIILLGIWFGMDRKKILSKKNQISMLVASLALISTTSLIGHGAASGQIAALALDYVHNLVAAVWIGGIIYFVFTLLPTFSQLKEKNQEKMSLVLIPRFSIAFIISVGIVIITGPTLMWLLESDVGLITESVYGQLIILKIAIAGIIIGLGGLLQFKVQKKAEKNFQSGEIFVHKKLKRSLKVEAALGVILLGVVALLANGTLPAGEIQKVDAQEIIYRFQTIEFTDNVKFDVDITPFSSGVNTIMVKVSDFDGNQIHDSNQIKVKLSNPSKGISPIEVPMKLTKQGKDSPMEFQGELTFGFSGEWLVEIEAQRSENANESKLLNLLVKPRLENIQTQIIEYELPEDAKPLYPLYDGSNSIWISDASAPRLWQFSLETQEFSSYSFDGLTTTFLTQDNKGNIWFTDTPRNQIGFLDPHTKEITTKPIPKLDPVISQNTPLFIQADFDGNIWITIINKDKIVKYSPELDKFEEIVLSEKESLPFALAIDDDGKIWYTTTGTGKIGYIDAENSKVREFSADPPLQGPEALLFDHEGNIWIAEHTGLGIARFNPVLESFDRVSVPDKEALPFGMAFDKYGNVWFAQHTVDSLGVYDPDNNNLIEVPIPTESSFVQFMTSDGDKNVWFVEQQSNKIGTVKITETPIIQSQIQKTNGFELKYTEIASPLIALGIIATSLFFVKSVQDKRRLNSLINS, from the coding sequence ATGAAAAAATTTCTTTTAGTTTTAGTAATTTTATCAATTACATCCATACCATTTGTATCAGCACATCCATTTACAGAAGAAACTATTCCCAGTTTAGCATCAAATGCCCCTGCGGGAACTACTCAAGTAATTGTATTTTATTCAGAACCAGTAGACATTGACTTTAGTGAAATCAAAGTTTTTGACAGTGAAGGAAATCAAATCGATAATAGAGATACAGCTTATTATGAAAATGAATTATCGTTAATCGTTACAACCCCACCACTAGAAGATGGAATATACACAGCGTCAACTAAAGTTTTATCCAAAGTTGACGGTCATCTAGTTCCAAGTGCATTTCAATTTGCAGTTGGAGATGTAATAATTAATCCTTCTTTGTTAGATCAAGAGAGTCAAGGAGAACTTGTATTTTTGCCAGAAGCTGGTGCAAGATTTCCAGGGTTAGTAGGTCAAACTATTGTTTTAGGTGCAGTAATTGCATCACTAATTATTTGGGGAACACAAAACAAACAGATAATCAAAGAAGAGTTAGAAAAGATTGAAAATTTCCACCATGGTAAATTCATGTCAATTACAGGGATTGGATTGGTGCTTGTTTTCATTTCAGATATTCTAATGATAGCAATTCAAACCATCAGGTTAGAAACATCCCCATTTAATGCCATTCAAACAGACTTTGGAACTATATGGTTAGCTAGGATGATTATTACAATTATTTTACTTGGTATTTGGTTTGGAATGGATAGGAAAAAAATCCTATCAAAAAAGAATCAGATTTCAATGTTAGTAGCTTCGCTTGCATTAATTTCAACTACAAGTTTGATTGGACATGGTGCTGCAAGTGGCCAAATAGCCGCACTTGCATTGGATTACGTACATAATTTAGTTGCAGCAGTATGGATAGGAGGGATTATTTATTTTGTTTTTACATTGCTTCCAACATTTTCACAGTTAAAAGAAAAAAATCAAGAAAAGATGAGCCTGGTATTAATTCCTAGATTTTCAATTGCATTCATTATTTCAGTAGGAATTGTAATAATAACAGGCCCAACTCTAATGTGGTTATTAGAAAGTGATGTAGGATTAATTACAGAATCTGTGTATGGCCAACTAATTATTCTAAAAATTGCTATTGCAGGAATAATAATTGGGTTGGGAGGATTATTGCAGTTTAAAGTTCAGAAAAAGGCTGAAAAGAATTTTCAGTCAGGGGAAATTTTTGTCCATAAAAAATTAAAAAGATCACTAAAGGTGGAAGCTGCTTTAGGGGTTATTCTTCTTGGAGTAGTTGCACTGTTAGCAAATGGAACATTACCTGCTGGTGAAATTCAAAAAGTTGATGCTCAAGAAATTATTTACAGATTTCAAACCATTGAGTTTACAGATAATGTGAAATTTGATGTGGATATTACACCATTTTCTAGTGGAGTAAATACAATTATGGTAAAAGTTAGTGACTTTGATGGAAACCAAATTCATGATTCAAATCAAATTAAAGTAAAACTTTCTAATCCCTCAAAAGGTATTTCACCAATTGAAGTTCCTATGAAATTAACTAAACAAGGTAAAGATAGTCCAATGGAATTTCAAGGTGAATTAACATTTGGATTTTCAGGAGAATGGTTAGTAGAGATTGAAGCTCAAAGATCAGAGAATGCAAACGAATCCAAGCTTTTGAATTTACTTGTAAAACCAAGACTAGAAAATATTCAAACACAAATCATAGAATACGAATTACCAGAGGATGCAAAACCACTCTATCCATTGTATGATGGAAGTAATTCTATTTGGATTAGTGATGCATCAGCTCCAAGATTGTGGCAATTTTCACTTGAAACTCAAGAATTTTCATCATATTCTTTCGATGGGTTAACTACAACATTTCTAACACAAGACAACAAAGGAAACATTTGGTTTACAGATACGCCTAGAAACCAAATTGGATTTCTAGATCCTCACACTAAAGAAATTACTACAAAACCTATTCCTAAATTAGATCCAGTGATTTCACAAAATACTCCACTTTTCATTCAGGCAGATTTTGATGGGAACATTTGGATTACAATAATCAACAAAGATAAAATAGTAAAATACTCACCAGAATTGGATAAATTTGAAGAAATTGTCTTATCAGAAAAAGAATCATTACCATTTGCTCTAGCAATTGACGATGATGGGAAGATATGGTATACAACAACTGGTACAGGGAAAATTGGATACATTGATGCTGAAAATAGCAAGGTAAGGGAATTCTCAGCTGATCCACCATTGCAAGGTCCCGAGGCATTATTGTTTGATCATGAAGGAAATATCTGGATTGCAGAGCACACAGGATTGGGAATTGCTAGATTCAATCCAGTTTTAGAATCATTTGATAGGGTTTCTGTTCCAGACAAAGAAGCATTACCATTTGGTATGGCATTTGATAAATATGGAAATGTGTGGTTTGCACAACATACAGTAGATAGTCTTGGAGTATATGATCCAGATAACAATAATTTGATCGAAGTTCCAATTCCAACTGAATCATCATTTGTTCAATTTATGACATCAGATGGAGACAAGAATGTGTGGTTTGTGGAACAACAATCAAACAAAATTGGAACTGTAAAAATTACAGAAACTCCAATTATTCAATCACAAATTCAAAAAACAAATGGTTTTGAATTAAAGTATACAGAAATAGCATCTCCACTAATTGCATTAGGTATTATTGCAACGTCATTATTTTTTGTAAAGAGTGTTCAGGATAAAAGAAGATTGAATTCTTTGATTAATTCTTAG
- a CDS encoding metal ABC transporter substrate-binding protein, which produces MNIQVKMAIIAITIVIPLSSIAVYGTESNQRFANIDNLKLQVISSFYPLHEFSQNVGKEKVDSILLVPVGVEPHDWEPTVKDVQRMQATDLIIINGIGFENWVDDLEQAGYTGEIVDTSNGILIKTHEEENHLEGDPHIWLNPVYAKIQVQNIADAFSNADPTNQQFYQSNAAAYIKDLELLDLKIRNDLSNCKNDFIAFHDAFSYFADEYNLKQHTIISSNDSHGEATAKTLENIISTAKKLNIKVIFAEESVDTRTSKIIANEIGGEVLVLSPLETSSDGTYISKMTKNFENLKEALC; this is translated from the coding sequence GTGAATATTCAGGTAAAGATGGCAATAATTGCAATAACAATCGTAATTCCATTAAGCTCAATTGCTGTATATGGAACTGAATCAAATCAGCGATTTGCAAATATTGATAATTTAAAACTCCAAGTCATTTCATCGTTTTATCCTCTTCATGAATTTTCACAAAATGTAGGAAAAGAAAAAGTTGATTCAATTTTACTTGTTCCTGTTGGAGTGGAACCTCATGATTGGGAACCCACTGTTAAAGATGTTCAAAGGATGCAAGCAACTGATCTAATAATTATCAATGGAATTGGTTTTGAAAATTGGGTTGATGATTTAGAACAAGCAGGTTATACCGGTGAGATAGTTGATACAAGTAATGGAATTTTAATTAAAACTCATGAAGAAGAAAATCATTTAGAAGGTGATCCACATATTTGGTTAAATCCTGTCTATGCAAAAATTCAAGTACAAAATATTGCAGATGCTTTTTCTAATGCAGATCCAACAAATCAACAATTTTACCAATCAAATGCTGCAGCATACATAAAAGATCTAGAACTACTTGATTTAAAAATTAGAAATGATTTATCAAACTGTAAAAATGATTTTATAGCTTTTCATGATGCATTTTCCTATTTTGCAGATGAATACAATCTGAAACAACATACAATAATTTCATCAAATGATTCACATGGAGAGGCTACTGCAAAAACATTAGAAAATATAATATCTACAGCTAAAAAATTAAACATTAAAGTTATCTTTGCAGAAGAAAGTGTTGATACTAGGACATCTAAAATAATTGCAAATGAAATTGGCGGCGAAGTCTTGGTGTTATCCCCATTAGAGACTTCATCTGATGGGACTTACATTTCTAAAATGACTAAAAATTTTGAAAATCTAAAGGAGGCGTTATGTTGA
- a CDS encoding CFI-box-CTERM domain-containing protein, with the protein MKYLFALLFIPLLLVPAFAESQTLPTEKGTLDVKLTYDEIQPNIQTKINIDFINPQTQKIQEHIDYSVSVLKDDETVFGPIPLTHTSVGSVKIPIEFNLGEGVYSMDFVVEGILFQPIPPETVSFDIAVGEANAQPISPPENEVNGENGGCLIATATYGSELAPQVQQLRELRDNTILSTESGMAFMSTFNQFYYSFSPAVADFEREQPVFKEIMKITLTPMLTSLSLLNHANIDSEGEMLGYGISIVLLNIGMYIGIPAFGILKLYQFRKD; encoded by the coding sequence ATGAAATATCTATTTGCGTTACTGTTTATTCCATTATTATTGGTACCAGCATTTGCTGAATCACAAACACTTCCAACTGAAAAAGGAACATTAGATGTTAAATTAACATATGATGAAATACAACCAAACATTCAAACCAAAATTAATATCGATTTTATTAATCCTCAAACACAAAAAATCCAAGAGCATATTGATTATTCAGTATCTGTTTTAAAAGATGATGAAACAGTGTTTGGACCAATTCCACTAACACATACATCGGTAGGTTCTGTAAAGATTCCAATTGAATTCAATCTAGGAGAAGGAGTATATTCTATGGACTTTGTAGTTGAAGGAATTTTGTTCCAACCAATTCCACCTGAGACAGTTTCTTTTGACATTGCAGTTGGCGAGGCTAATGCTCAACCAATTTCACCACCTGAGAACGAAGTTAATGGAGAGAACGGTGGATGTCTGATTGCAACTGCAACATATGGTTCTGAACTTGCACCACAAGTTCAACAACTAAGAGAACTTAGAGATAATACCATTCTATCAACAGAATCTGGAATGGCATTTATGAGTACATTCAACCAATTCTATTATTCATTTTCACCAGCGGTTGCAGACTTTGAGAGAGAACAACCAGTTTTCAAAGAAATTATGAAAATAACACTTACTCCTATGTTGACATCATTATCATTATTGAATCACGCAAATATTGATTCCGAAGGAGAGATGTTAGGATATGGGATCTCCATAGTCCTACTAAACATTGGAATGTATATTGGAATTCCAGCATTTGGTATTCTAAAGTTGTACCAGTTTAGAAAAGACTAA
- a CDS encoding PEFG-CTERM sorting domain-containing protein encodes MKTKAICSFFVLFAIVAGIVATTPAAFADHSEVTIETAAGSGAPGCEDTAEGCYIPSTATVDVGGKVIMSNTDTAAHTFTAGTPEDGPSGEFDTGLLMAGNSFEYSPDTVGEINYFCMVHPWMQGLIVVQEVEAEEDGMAGELMVTITDSAVKGGTQVDLEFSTLHVNYEITAMQNGETVLQETAHAMEMTASHMVDAVGSDENPIDIKIVSLGIGPPGSEADWTGPMGEVASAKVVPEFGTIAMMVLAVAIISIVAVTAKSRVIPRF; translated from the coding sequence ATGAAGACTAAAGCAATTTGCTCTTTCTTCGTACTATTTGCTATTGTAGCTGGCATTGTTGCAACAACACCAGCTGCTTTTGCAGATCACTCAGAAGTCACAATTGAGACAGCAGCAGGTTCTGGAGCTCCAGGATGTGAAGATACTGCAGAGGGATGTTACATTCCAAGTACTGCAACTGTTGATGTAGGCGGCAAAGTAATAATGTCAAATACTGATACAGCAGCACATACATTCACAGCAGGAACTCCTGAAGATGGTCCCAGTGGTGAATTTGATACCGGACTGTTAATGGCAGGAAATTCATTTGAATATTCTCCAGATACAGTTGGTGAAATCAATTACTTCTGCATGGTTCATCCTTGGATGCAAGGCTTGATTGTAGTACAAGAAGTTGAAGCAGAAGAAGATGGCATGGCTGGAGAATTAATGGTAACAATTACCGACTCAGCTGTTAAAGGCGGAACTCAAGTTGATCTTGAATTCAGTACATTACATGTCAACTATGAAATAACTGCAATGCAAAATGGTGAAACAGTCCTACAAGAAACTGCACATGCCATGGAAATGACTGCAAGTCACATGGTAGATGCCGTTGGTTCAGATGAAAATCCAATTGACATCAAAATAGTTTCTCTTGGTATTGGACCTCCTGGTTCTGAAGCAGATTGGACAGGACCAATGGGTGAAGTAGCATCAGCAAAAGTTGTTCCAGAATTTGGTACAATTGCAATGATGGTACTAGCTGTTGCAATCATAAGCATAGTTGCAGTAACTGCAAAATCTAGAGTCATTCCAAGATTTTAG